The genomic segment TTGGGTATGGCCAAAGGCATCCTTGGCACCGGCGTCGGCCACAAAGCGGCCGTCTTCGTACTGGGCACCCTCAGAGGCGACTACCACGCAGTAGCCGTAATCTTTCACGCACTGGTCGACCCGCTCCAGGAACTTCTCCCGGTTGAACGGAATTTCCGGGAACAGAATGATGTGCGGCGGCTGGCCTTCACCCTGGCCGGCCAAGCCACCAGACGCTGCAATCCAGCCCGCGTGCCGGCCCATTACTTCCAGGATGAACACCTTGGTGGAAGTTTCGCACATGGATTTGATGTCCAGGCTGGCTTCCAGGGTAGAGGTGGCAATGTACTTGGCTACCGAGCCAAAGCCCGGGCAGCAGTCGGTGAACGGCAGATCGTTATCCACTGTCTTGGGCACACCAATGCAGGTGATCGGATAACCCATTTTTTCACCAATCTGTGAGACCTTGTACGCCGTATCCTGAGAGTCGCCGCCACCGTTGTAAAAGAAGTAGCCGATGTCGTGGGCGCGGAAGACTTCGATCAGCCGCTCGTACTCGCGCTGGTTCTCGGAGATGTTTTTCAGTTTGTAGCGGCAGGAGCCAAAGGCGCCGCCCGGGGTGTGAAGCAGCGCGGCAATGGCGTCGTCTGATTCCAGGCCGGTGTCGATCAGCTCTTCTTTCAGGGCGCCGATAATGCCGTTACGACCGGCAAACACCTTGCCTATTTTATCCGTGTGCTTGCGTGCGGTCTGGATAACGCCACAGGCGCTGGCATTGATAACGGCGGTAACCCCGCCAGACTGGGCATAAAATGCGTTCTTGATAGCCATCTCGGGCTAAGGCCTCCTGCTGGTTCAACGATGGCGCAGATGATACGCCAAACACGGCGGTTTTTCATGAGCACATACCGGCTCTTGACCCCGCAGAAAGTATGGTAGAGGCTTGGCAGGTTTCAAACCGGAGGCAACACGTTAATGCACATACACATTCTGGGCATCTGCGGCACCTTTATGGGTAGCCTGGCGGTTATCGCCAGAGAGCTTGGCCATACCGTGACCGGCTCCGATCAGGGTGTTTACCCGCCCATGAGTACCCAGCTTGAGGCTCAGGGCATCGAGTTGATGCAAGGGTACCGTGCCGACAATCTTGAGCCCAGACCAGATCTGGTGCTGATCGGCAATGCCATGTCCCGGGGCAATCCGGAAGTGGAAGCAGTGCTCAATCGCGGCATTGATTACATGTCTGGCCCCGAGTGGCTGGCCCGGGAAGTGCTCCGCCATCGCTGGGTGATGGCGGTTGCCGGCACCCATGGCAAAACCACCACCACCGCTATGCTGTTGTGGATTCTGGACCAGGCTGGGTTTGATGCCGGTTACCTGGTCGGTGGCGTACCCCAGGATTTCCCGGTTTCGGCGCGCCTCGGCACCAGTGACTTTTTCGTGATTGAGGCGGATGAATACGACAGTGCGTTTTTCGACAAGCGCTCCAAATTCATCCATTACCGCCCGAACACCCTGATACTGAACAATCTGGAATACGACCACGCCGATATCTTCGACAGCGTGGAAGCCATCGAGCGCCAGTTCCACCACTTGGTGCGTACCGTACCCTCCCAGGGGTTGATTATCCGCCCGGCGCTGGACAAGCACCTGGACAACGCCCTCGACATGGGCTGCTGGAGCCCGGTGCAGGATACCGCCATTGGCAGCGAGATCAGCCGTACCGCAGACTGGCGCGCTGAACTGCTGGCGGAGGATGGCAGCCGGTTCATGGTGATTCACCACGAGCAACCGGTCGCCACCCTGAAGTGGAATCTTACCGGCATGCACAATGTGCGCAACGCGCTCTCGGCCATCGCCGCTGCCCGCCATGTGGGTGTCACCCCGGACCATGCAGTGGCAGCTCTGTGCCGGTTCTCCGGCGTGAAACGGCGCATGGAACTGGTGGGCGAAGTAGGCGGTGTGCGTGTGTATGACGATTTCGCTCATCATCCCACGGCCATCGCCCTGACGCTGGAAGGCTTGCGTAACCGGGTGGGGGATGAGCCGATACTGGCGATCATCGAACCCCGGTCCAACACCATGAAACAGGGCGTGCATCAGCAAACCCTGATTCCCAGTGCCGCTGCTGCTGACCGGGTACTCTGGGGTAACCTCAGCGAGATGACCTGGCTGCCAGAACTGGTCGAGGGCTGGCGTGCTGAACACGGTGAGCTGGATCACCATGCCGTGGAAGATTCGGTCGAGGCACTGATTGCCCGGGCCCTGGAACAGCTGCCTGAAACCTGCCACATTGTGGTTATGAGCAATGGCGGCTTTGGTGGTATTCATCGCAAACTGGTTGCCGAACTGGAGAAACGTCGTGGCTGATAACTCGCCGGTCATCAATCTGGCCTTTACCGGTGCCTCTGGTGCCCAGTATGGGCTGCGACTGCTGCAATGCCTGGCAGCCAATGGCTGCCGGGTGAATGTGATGGTGAGCAAGGCTGCCCAGGTGGTAATCGCCACCGAGACAGAGTTCCGGCTGCCGGGTTCCAAGCCGGCCATGGTTGAGGCGTTCACGGACTATGCCAAGGCAAAGCCGGGGCAGGTGCAGGTGTTTGGCCGGGAAGAGTGGTTCTCGCCGCCCGCTTCCGGCTCTGGAGAAAAGGCCCCGCTGGTGATCTGCCCCTGCAGCACGGGCACTTTGTCTGCGCTGGCGACCGGCGCCAGCAACAACCTGATCGAGCGGGCCGGCGATGTGGCGCTGAAAGAACGTCGCAAGCTGATCCTGGTCTTGCGCGAAACGCCATATTCCGAGGTTCACCTGGAAAACATGCTCAAACTGACCCGCATGGGGGCGGTAATCATGCCCGCCAGCCCCGGGTTCTACCACAACCCCCAATCACTGGATGACCTGGTGGACTTCATGGTGGCGCGGATTCTGGACCACCTGGACCTGCCGCAAACTCTGGTACCCCGTTGGGGCGAGAGCGCGGACTGATGATCTGCGCCCGTCCGGGGCGATGGTTTTGGCCAAAGCGATTGATGGTTTTCACCATTGAGCGAAAACCCGCCCCGCCACAGACTTGCTGAACACAACGATAAACCAACCCGTTCACCGAGGTTCAGCATGATTCCACGTACTCTTTTCGACGCCGATCTTGAAGGCTTCCGGGACTCCGTCCGCAAATTCCTGGAGCAGGAAGCCGCGCCTTATCACGAGCAATGGGAAAAAGACGGCCAGGTCAGCCGCGAGCTCTGGCTGAAGGCGGGCGAGCTGGGCTTCCTGTGCCCGATGCTGCCGGAAGAGTATGGCGGTGTTGGCGCCGATTTCCGCTACTCGGCGGTCATCATGGAAGAAATCTCCCGGGCCGGTTTGTCTGGCATCGGCTGGGGGCTGCATTCCGATATCGTTGCGCCCTACATCCTGAACTACGGCTCAGAAGAGCAGAAGCAGAAATATCTGCCCAAAATGGCTTCCGGTGAAATGATCACCGCCATCGCCATGACCGAACCGGGCGCGGGTTCTGACCTTCAGGGCGTGAAAACCACCGCGATTCGCCAGGGCGATCACTATATTCTGAACGGCTCCAAAACCTTTATCACCAACGGCCAGCTGGCGGACCTGGTGATCGTTGTTGCCAAGACCGACCCCAAGGAAGGCGCCAAGGGCACCAGCCTTTTGCTGGTGGAAGCCGCCTGGGAAGGCTTCGAGAAAGGTCAGAACTTGAACAAGGTGGGCATGAAGGCCCAGGATACCTCCGAGCTGTTCTTCCAGGATGTAAAAGTGCCGGCAGACAACCTGCTGGGCGCCATGGAAGGGCAGGGCTTCTTCCAGCTGATGCAGGAACTGCCGGCGGAGCGCTTGCAAGTGGCGCTGACCGCGGTGGCGGCCGCCGAGGCTGCCTGGCAGTGGACTCTGGACTACGTGAAAGAGCGCAAAGCCTTCGGTAAACCGGTTATCGCGTTCCAGAACACCCGCTTCAAGCTGGCGGAACTGAAAGCCGAGATCACCGCCGCCCGCGTGTTTACCGACCGCTGCCTGGAACTGCACCTGGACAAGAAGCTGGACATTCCCACAGCCGCCATGCTCAAGCAGCACACCACCGACCTGCAGTGCAAGGTGATGGACGAATGCGTGCAGCTGCACGGTGGTTACGGATACATGTGGGAATACCCGATCGCCCGGGCCTGGGCAGACTCGCGGGTTCAGCGCATCTATGCCGGCACCAACGAAATCATGAAGGAAATCGTGGCCCGGTCGTTCTGATCGGAGCCCTGTAAGTGCAAGCCCCGGCACATTCCGGGGCTTGCCTGTTACCAAACTTTACAATTTGCCAAGCCTGTCAAGGTCTGCACCGATTACATCTCCTAAAGTAGCGGCACTAATAAAGATAAATGGTTGCCGCGATGAAACGCCTGATCACCCTTACTGTTCCTTTGCTGTCTCTTGTTATCGCCGGTTGCGGTGAAGAATCCGATCGCTTGCCGGTTGACGGGCGAGATTTCGATGGGGTTGATTACAGCGAGCCTGGGCCATATCAGGGGCGCGTGATTGACGGTTACCTCAACAATGCTCGAGTCTGGCTGGATATTGATGGTGATGGCCAATTCACCCCGGGCCCGCTGGAGGTGGAGTTGGCCAACGGCGCAGTGGTGACCCTCGACGAAGGCGAGCCCACGGCCATGAGTGGCCCGGGCGGCAGGTTCTCCATCGATATCTCGGCACTCAGCGTGGACCCATCCGTTGGGCCTAATCTGGACCCCAGGCATTACCCGCTGTACGCCCTGGCCATTCCCGGCAAAACCCTGGAGGAAACCTCCCGCGGCGACGTGGTTGTTCAGCAGGCTTACCTGATGTCGGCCGGCCCCGGCATCCGTAACGTGACACCACTGACCACACTGGCCCGGTTCCGCGCCGACGCCGCCCGCCGCAACGGCCTGAGCCCGGTCAATGAAAGCCAGTTTGCGGACCTGGATGGTCTGAACCTCTGGCAGGACTACATCGTTGCTGGTGATCAACGCGCCCACGCCTACGCCAGAGCCTTGGCCCGCTTCATGGCCAGCCAGATTCCGGATAGTTACAACGACGTGCTCTCGCGTCCAGAAAGCGATGGTACCGAGCGGCAGCTCAGTCAGGATGCTGTTTTCCTGTTGGGGTATTCCCTGGTGCAGAACGCGGGCGAAGTTATTGCCATCGTCGATGCGGCTGCGGCAGGCAATTACGAGAATCTGGACACCGATTCACTGGCATTGCCCAACGTGCCAGTGGAGTCGGCCAATCCGGTGCTGTTGACCCGGCTGCAGGTATCGGCGGATTCCAGACGGGGGCAGGACCTGCCCACCGGAACCTCGGATCTCGATATCTCCGCGGAATTGTTCTTTGATTACACCGAAGACGGACGGTTGCTTTCCGTGTCCAGTCGTGGGTGCCTGGCGCCTTCCTTGCCCGAGTTGGCTCGCCTGATTCAGGTGAACGGTTATATGGCGCAGTTGAAAACCCAATGGCTGCCGTCAGCCTCTCTCTCCCGCCAAAGTCGGCAGCGCTATGAGGAAGAGGGCGAGGCCATCCACGAGCGAATTGTCTTCGATTGGGACAATCAGCAAGCGTACTTCGACACCGTAACCAGCTGCCATGAGCAAACCCTGGCGGTTTCTCCGGAAAGCTCAGAGCTTGACGGAACGCCGGAACTGTCCTGGAGCTGGACCCAGGATGATGCCGGAGTAGAGTTGGTTGAGCGCCAAGGGAATGCGGGAGTTGAGCGGCAAACCTTCACGACACTGGCGGCCAACTCGCCATCGGAAGAGCTGGAGGCAGATGCGCCGGATTGGGTGACCGGTTACCGGGTACTGGCGGAGGAGGTGACGGAAGCAGAACTCAGTTTCACCACGCCCGATGAGGCCTGCGAACCTGAAGGTACCGACCGAACACCGGTTGATGAGGCGGCACCCTATGTCACCCGGCTATTCCCGTTTGACTACGCCGGCAATACAGAGGCCGCCAACAACTTCGGGCCCCGAGCCTATGAGTACGACGCCCGTGACGTGGACGGACTGGTCATAGAGCGATTGCTGAAACTGCCGTTCCTGGACACTGCAACGGCTAATCTCGATGGGGTCAGCCCCGGTGATGGCGCCTTCCAGTGGTCGCTCTACTACCCCCGGCTGGATGCCGACAGCCTGAACCCCGACCTGCCAAACTTGATCCAGACGGCGTACCTGCTGGATGTGACAACCGTGGCCGGTTGTGGTGCCCGGTTCCAGGATGCGCCCAGAAATGCTTATGCCAGGGTGGATTATCAGTATCAGACCCTGTCGGATTACCTGGTGGGTTTGCTGGCGGAGTGATTTGAACTCTTTGGGTTATGGCTTCCGGGTTTAGGGGCGGGGCCACGGCCCAAGAGGCCAGATTTGTCGGAACGTAAGTGTCATGAAACATGAGTTGGTTTCTTTATTCCCTCACTATTAACGTGCCCAGCCTCCAAATAGGTCCAGTTGCTCGCGCTCGTAGTTAAAGGCGAAGATTTGCTGTAGGCGCTAAAATCGTGGGAAGCTCCATGCATGAGTTGTCCACCAATGTGATGCATTATTGCATCAAAAGCACAGAGTACAGACAAGTTAAAAGGGCACTGTGCTGATTGGTATAGCTTCATACTCAACCTCGTTCTCTAACACTCGTGGATGGAGCTGGACATCTGCGATAACTCGAGCAGCTCAGTCTGAACAGTGGCTGGCGCCGTATTACGTGAAGGGTTGTCAATACTGTCGTGCGGTTCGTGAAGTGGTGAAAGGATTGGATCTAAATGTGCTGAATAGAGCTTGCCCAGAGGGACAGCCAGGGTATCGGGACGAACTCAGTAAGC from the Marinobacter sp. LQ44 genome contains:
- a CDS encoding 6-phosphofructokinase, coding for MAIKNAFYAQSGGVTAVINASACGVIQTARKHTDKIGKVFAGRNGIIGALKEELIDTGLESDDAIAALLHTPGGAFGSCRYKLKNISENQREYERLIEVFRAHDIGYFFYNGGGDSQDTAYKVSQIGEKMGYPITCIGVPKTVDNDLPFTDCCPGFGSVAKYIATSTLEASLDIKSMCETSTKVFILEVMGRHAGWIAASGGLAGQGEGQPPHIILFPEIPFNREKFLERVDQCVKDYGYCVVVASEGAQYEDGRFVADAGAKDAFGHTQLGGVAPALANMVKQALGHKYHWAVADYLQRAARHIASATDVEQAYTVGKAAVEMAIAGKQALMPTIVREQAKPYRWSIGEANLSEVANQEKKMPIHYITDDGFGITQDCRDYLQPLIEGESFPPFENGLPKVAHLKNQLVEKKLRTEFKL
- the mpl gene encoding UDP-N-acetylmuramate:L-alanyl-gamma-D-glutamyl-meso-diaminopimelate ligase, producing the protein MHIHILGICGTFMGSLAVIARELGHTVTGSDQGVYPPMSTQLEAQGIELMQGYRADNLEPRPDLVLIGNAMSRGNPEVEAVLNRGIDYMSGPEWLAREVLRHRWVMAVAGTHGKTTTTAMLLWILDQAGFDAGYLVGGVPQDFPVSARLGTSDFFVIEADEYDSAFFDKRSKFIHYRPNTLILNNLEYDHADIFDSVEAIERQFHHLVRTVPSQGLIIRPALDKHLDNALDMGCWSPVQDTAIGSEISRTADWRAELLAEDGSRFMVIHHEQPVATLKWNLTGMHNVRNALSAIAAARHVGVTPDHAVAALCRFSGVKRRMELVGEVGGVRVYDDFAHHPTAIALTLEGLRNRVGDEPILAIIEPRSNTMKQGVHQQTLIPSAAAADRVLWGNLSEMTWLPELVEGWRAEHGELDHHAVEDSVEALIARALEQLPETCHIVVMSNGGFGGIHRKLVAELEKRRG
- a CDS encoding flavin prenyltransferase UbiX, which translates into the protein MADNSPVINLAFTGASGAQYGLRLLQCLAANGCRVNVMVSKAAQVVIATETEFRLPGSKPAMVEAFTDYAKAKPGQVQVFGREEWFSPPASGSGEKAPLVICPCSTGTLSALATGASNNLIERAGDVALKERRKLILVLRETPYSEVHLENMLKLTRMGAVIMPASPGFYHNPQSLDDLVDFMVARILDHLDLPQTLVPRWGESAD
- a CDS encoding acyl-CoA dehydrogenase family protein; the encoded protein is MIPRTLFDADLEGFRDSVRKFLEQEAAPYHEQWEKDGQVSRELWLKAGELGFLCPMLPEEYGGVGADFRYSAVIMEEISRAGLSGIGWGLHSDIVAPYILNYGSEEQKQKYLPKMASGEMITAIAMTEPGAGSDLQGVKTTAIRQGDHYILNGSKTFITNGQLADLVIVVAKTDPKEGAKGTSLLLVEAAWEGFEKGQNLNKVGMKAQDTSELFFQDVKVPADNLLGAMEGQGFFQLMQELPAERLQVALTAVAAAEAAWQWTLDYVKERKAFGKPVIAFQNTRFKLAELKAEITAARVFTDRCLELHLDKKLDIPTAAMLKQHTTDLQCKVMDECVQLHGGYGYMWEYPIARAWADSRVQRIYAGTNEIMKEIVARSF
- a CDS encoding glutathione S-transferase N-terminal domain-containing protein, with protein sequence MKGCQYCRAVREVVKGLDLNVLNRACPEGQPGYRDELSKLSGKIQVPYLADDNNLVLGRLDKALAIG